CTTTGCCATCTCTCACAAAAAACTCAAGCACTTACTTTTTCTCTCACGGTGTTTGACTCTTTCCCCTCTCTTTCTCTCGATACTCAGAGCAtaaagctctgataccactgttggaaaaatctcactatacacactcagatatttttctaaaattgagttttgttattcattgataattgaaggacTTTAAATAGCcatgatacttacaatattatgaaaataaaaataaaatctgaaaataaaatatcaactaacttacaaaataaaatctgcttattctatcataaaataatattctacctagataaacagaaaatcataattatccatccttattttatctttttcaaatcaaactaaatattactagacaaaaactaataaaataagatttaaacaaaattattaataaaaccctaaaatttaagtttattccaaCAAGAAACTGTTATAGGATGACCATGGAAGtccaaaaacaattatttttcggCGTTTTGAATGGAGAGAGACATGAATGAGGTGTGAGTGGATGATGAACTACTGGAACCACGCATGAGAGAAAAAAGAACCGGAacgaaagagaagaaaagaaaggcacgagttttgaataaaaattatactacATTGATTACTTACACAATCGATGTTATATTGTTTATAGTATTTATGAAACTACCatcacattttcttttacatcaTTTTCTTAACAAGTGATGTCATATCTTGTTATATCTTTTTGGTTGTTTAGCTTTTTCTAACACTATCATGGCTGGTAGAACTAAGTTAGACAAACGTGCCTCTAAGTgcatttttcttagttttagaCCTGGGGTTAAAGGGTATCTTTTATATAATctttataacaaaaattttcTTGTGTCCCGCAATGTCATTTTTTATGAGTCTCATTTTCCTTATGCTCCTGAGTCTCCATCCATTTCTCATCACCACAACACTGGTCTTACTGCATCACAACAAATTTTTGATCCTTTAATTGCTTTTGATATACCTGTTTCTGGTGTTTCCTCTCTCAATACTGGTACTACTGATGTTGAACCAGTTATGCAATTCAATAATGATTCAAACAATGTTGTGCAAACCATTGATCCTCTTCCTAGAGTTTCCAATCGACAGAGGAAGCCTCCTGCTTACTTGTCTGCGTATGATTGCCCTACTCTTTCCTCTACTAACATTTCATATAGTACTCCTTACCCATTACATTCATATTTATCATATTCCAATTGTTCTAATTCTCACACTGCTTTTTGCATGTCCTTATCTGCCACTATCGAGCCATCTTCCTTTAAGGAAGCTTGACAGCATGATCATTGGCAGCAGGCTATGATTGCGAAAATACAAACTCTGCAGAGAAATGGCACCTGGTCATTGGTCAACTTACCACCAAATAAAAAGGCTGTTGGTTGCAGATGGGTCTATAAGACTAAGTTGAATGCAGCTGGTTCCANAGAGAGACANAAGGCACGTCTTGTTGCCAAAGGATTTACANAGACTGAGGGCATGGATTTTTTTGAGACCTTCTCCCCTGTTGTGAAGCTCACCACTGTCAGGTTTCTAATTTCCATTGTTGTCTCTCGCCATTGGTCTTTATATCAACTTGACGTTGATAACGCCTTTTTACATGGTGATTTAAATGAAGATGTTTACATGAAACCTCCCCTGGGATTGCTTCTTCCTGAACCTCATCTAGTTTGTAAATTGCACAAGTCTCTTTACGGCCTTAGACAAGCTTCTCGACAGTGGAATTCCAAGCTTACATCTGCATTAATTTCCTATGGGTTCTCACAGAGTTCTGCTGATCATTCTCTGTTTACCTATCATTCCTCTAACTCTTTTATTGCCTTATtggtttatgttgatgatatagtgCTCACTGGAGATAACATGCAGGCCATTACTGATGTCAAACAATTTTTACATCATAAATTCAGCATCAAAGATTTGGGTTTTCTCAAATTCTTTCTTGGTTTTGAGGTTGCTCGATCACAACAAGGCCTTGTcctaaatcaaagaaaatattgcTTGGAAATCTTGTCAGAATTTGGTCTACCTGGTTGCAAACCTGCCACTTCTCCTTCGAATCCCACTGTTAAGCTTAAGGATGATGAAGGTGCTCTTGTTTCAGATCCCACTGCTTACAGAAGATTGATTGGTAAGCTGCAATACTNAACTAATACTCGTCNAGACATCTCCTTTGNTGTTCAACAAGTTAGCCAATTCATGTCCAAGCCACGACAATCTCATCTCCATGCTGCTTTCAGAATCTTGAGATACCTCAAAAGTTGTCCAGGTCTTGGTTTATTTTATCCTTCCTCCAACCCTCACCGAATTCAAGCTTTTTCGGATTTCGATTGGGCTACTTGTTCCCTCACTCGCAAGTCCATCACGGGATATTGTGTCTTTTATGGCCATTGTCTTATTTCCTGGAAATCTAAGAAACAATCCACGGTTTCTAGAAGCTctactgaagctgaatatagagCTTTGGCTTCTGTTGCTTGTTAACTAcagttgttaaaatatattgcTGATGACTTGCGCCTTAAAATTCCTCTTCCTTTTCCCACCTTTTGTGATAATCAGTCTGCAATTCAGCTGGCCAAGAATCCATCCTTTCATGAACGAACCAAACATATCGAAGTGGATTGTTATCTCATACGTGTTAAGATTCTTGATGGTCTCATTGTCATTTCACATGTTCCTTCCAAGCATCAATTGACAGATATGTTAACTAAGTCTTTTTATCCTGGACTTTTTCATGCTAATTTGTCCAAAATGGGTTTGCTAAACATTCACCACCCATCTTGAGGGAGGGTGTGAGCAAGACACGGTTTCTGCTTTCATCACAGATGGTCATTTTATCTCTGCCAACTGCACATTTTATCTGTTACCtttattgttaatttgttaggatttattttcatattgtgGTAGATACTATGACAGCTgatacttttactttttctagaTTTACCCTTTTCTAGATTAATCCTTTGCTGTATATAGTGCCATTACTGTATATCTTTTCTGGTGTGTTGAATAAATGAAGAACCTTTTAAATCAGATTTACTTTACCTTCTCACAAGTTCAAGGTGGAGATTTGTCTAAGAAATTCCTAGACGATTTGCATGGTAAGATGATTGAAGAGTTACATGTATCAGATAATATATGtagtttgtgaaaattaaacGACTAGTCTTTTATCATTTAGCAcaactttgttttgtttgtatcGTCTCATAAATATCATATGGGGACCACttaacttttgtaataaaaGCAATGTTCACGTGTCTTACTTAGAACACTGAACATGTGTTTTCGTATATAATATATGAGTATAAGTATGTCttatatttattagttataacaatatatataatatatctaagtTGTCTCGAGTGAGAAGTTAATTGTATATATTGAAGTTAATACCTTATTCACACTAAGTTAAAGTCGTGTTTTTGCTTATTCTTATCGTTGCTCTAGTTTTacttgataatatttttaacacttACCGTGTGCTCTATTTTCTACGTGCATGTGTGATATAGTTTGATTCTGAAAGTATGAACGAGTAACTTTAACTATTAATGTATCAAGTGAGACACCCACCAAATTACCCTCCAACAAATACTATAATATTAAGGAAATGTTTAATTTCTCTATTAATAAGAAGAAACATAGTTTTGACTAGTACatgaaacaactttttattGATTGTAAGTGCACACTTAACATTCATATCTTGCCATAAAACAGAATCTAAAACAGAGCAGACACATCAAAGTGTCTATCAAACAATAAATCACCCAAGACAGAAAGAACACAAGCTAAAATTACAAAAGGCCTTTCAGTACCATATTTAAAGTGCAAATTTCAATTGGGTTAGTTCATGAAAACTCTATCTTGAAAAAAGTGCTTTATTCGGTCGATGGAAACATACACCTTCTTTTCATCAGGAAGTGTTTTGGACACGGTCTCTCTCTCCATGCATCTCTTGGCCCAAGCTATGAGTTTAGGACATTCTGCTTCCATTTTGAAGTTACCATATGTCTCATACGTATAAAACCAACTATAAAAGGGGATCAGACCAACATCAACAAAGCCAAAAATGTCACCCCCAAAAAAAGGTTTGTCACCAAGTGTCTCTTCCAGTTGCTTAAAGATAGAGATCAACTCCTTCTTCCCTGTCTCATGCTCCTCTCCACTAGAAAGCCACATTTTCCTCCATGTATCATACACCTGCAACCAATATCTCAAAACCAGAATtgctaacaaaaacaaaatataaagcaGAACAAAAAGAGACGACAACAAACGAAAAGCACAAACCTTTTTATCAATGTAATCCATCCAGAATCTGGCTTGAGCTCTTTGATATGGGTCAGAGGGCAAGAGTTGAGGGTTGTGGTTCCAGACCTCATCGATGTACTGCACTATTATTGCAGATTCACATATGGGTTTCCCATTATGGATGAGAACTGGAATCTTCTTGTGAACAGGGTTCATCTGCAGAAGTAAAGCGCTCTTGTTTCTGAGATCCTCTTCCTTGCCTTCGTACTTAACACCCTTTTCTGCCAATGCAATCCTAACCCGCATCCCAAACATGCTTGCCCATGTATCCAACAGAACAATCTCGTCTGCCATTACTGTATTCACAGGATCACCAACTCCAACTCAGGTTCTGAACTGGCTTGTTGCTAGAGATACCTTATATCAACAGGAGAGGTGATGATATTTATAAGGATGTTTCATTCTGCACCTCCACCtctttcatcctacacctccaaatTCCTTAAATAGCCTCGCAATTAATGAGCACTTCGtttattttccttcctttttttcctttagtGTGGTCATCCAAAGagattgagaaatatttttagtgaaagtGGTGGTCAAGCAGCTGGAGGAAGTGGTGGTCAAGCAGCCAGAGGAGATGGTGGTCCTGTCAGTGGTTGGCATTAAAGGTGGGAAAGTTTCTTTTGCCATTGTCacatgaataatgatatttagacaatatttttttgacaatatttaaatattatcaacctgttattctgtgattggtctaaaatCATTTCacagtcaataataataattataaacttatcATGAaataatcacataatgacatgtacatgatattcaaatattaataaaaaaatgttgtgtaaGGATCATTATTTAACATGAAACATGTGTATGCATTCACTCTTAAACTTGTATATCATAGTCGGATATGGAAATGGATATCCAAATTCGTTATTCGAATGTTGACATCCCAAGaagtaaaaatgaatttaaagtgCAAAACATGCTTTTGAACGTTGGTTTGCAATGTTTCTCACGTGTGCTTTTCATTACCGTTCTTCCAAAACCCAACAATGTTAGAGCTTCTGAAATCTGGCCCTAGTTTTCTCTGTCAGATTTCACCTTCAAAACATATTGGTGGTTACGATTGGCGTGCAATGCAATCTGAccactttttcattctttccagaCTTTGGTTGTGTGTGCCTAGAAACAGCGGAATGAAAGAACTAAAGTGAGGAAACAGTGGTGCTTGTACATTTTGTGTCTAATTAGTGCTCTTCAAAAGTTCCTTTTGAGTTTCAGAATTTCTTATTTTCCCACGTCTATTTCTGACTTTTTCATACtcataaaaatgtatattaccTAGTATTTTGAAGGATAGTAATACTTTGACACAGACgagaaaaacatttatataacacgaaaaaataataattttttatttttttaatttaaaatcataattattttattatattattaaacattgtgtcaaataaatatattttttctcagcgtgtaaaaacaaactttttttctattttgaattgTCACGGGAATATTTTACcaccaaattttgtttttattataattagaagtaaattaacaaaaatattaactttaacctgtaattttaaattttacataaaatattatattaatattttattaataatgttaaaatttaattatttatttattattttatataatatttttaattttattattatgtgaaaattgttcaaacatattgaaaaaattcataaaaagtctttattgtacaattttttcattcgtaattccaaaattttaaatttaaacttagttatcatatattttaaattttaaatttttttgttgacaaTATGAAtctgaattttagaaaaataaaataaaattgaaatagttatttatttttttattttctaaagtttgaaaatattataactttcgttttttaataataatgaaatattatttgtaataatttataatttattttattaacaatatcATTNttaagttatttatttattattttatatcaatatttcatttttattattatattaatattattatcttattgtATCACtatatcattattaaatattattatgtgatataataaattattaatttttaaaaatcattaatttttttaatttttcttctttagatTTTGTTTCCAACTTAAATAcgaatttttattataacttggAAATTTGTAACaattatttaagtaaattaaaagGGTCTATTAAAATGCTTTTGTAACATCCTGAATTTGGATGTTATGAAAACGTAgtaattcaactttttttttaaattattaatatgtcCGCTTCATTATAATACAcgttataaaataatacaaggAGAGTGGATCACATAAtccaattttataattaacattaCATTGTCTAAAAATACAAATCAtattaacaacaaaattaatcaagattctccttttttaatctttctcATCCTCtcattgcttttaaataatatctGAACTATTTGTATGATCATTATTATCTGCTTCCacataacataaatattatacGATCATCACAACAAACGCAACTAATAAGATAAGTTAACAACAATAACATAGAGAAATAAGATtatacaaaacaattacaagcTAACAATAATAACATACAGAAATAAGATCATGGAAAACAATTACAAATCAATAACTCTTCTTTTAAGACAAGATAACTGCTAATCTCATAATCTCAATAGCTTTACACAAGTTTGTCAAATAAAGGCAACCCATGCCAAAACCTACTATCTTTACAAACATATGTAATCTTCCATATTTCACCACACCACTCCTATTCACTAAAACAAGTTGATTCTAGTTGTCCTCTACCGTAACTTTGGACCTATCTCTCCTGCTTCTCAAAGCTTTTGAGAAAAACTCCAATGTTGGTCCCATCAATATTATGCTCAACATTAGCCGGAACCCTACGAGTAAGACATTCATCCATTTCTACCCCACAAAAGAGGAAAGAGCAACATTCGAATCCTAGTCCATTCCACCGCCCTTTGTAACATCCCACTATATATATAGCATTACACTATATAAAagttaggcttaatacctcccttggtcctcgtatttgtgtaaaaatctcagttcggtcctcaagttttgaactgtctcaattgggtcataattttNNNNNNNNNNNNNNNNNNNNNNNNNNNNNNNNNNNNNNNNNNNNNNNNNNNNNNNNNNNNNNNNNNNNNNNNNNNNNNNNNNNNNNNNNNNNNNNNNNNNNNNNNNNNNNNNNNNNNNNNNNNNNNNNNNNNNNNNNNNNNNNNNNNNNNNNNNNNNNNNNNNNNNNNNNNNNNNNNNNNNNNNNNNNNNNNNNNNNNNNNNNNNNNNNNNNNNNNNNNNNNNNNNNNNNNNNNNNNNNNNNNNNNNNNNNNNNNNNNNNNNNNNNNNNNNNNNNNNNNNNNNNNNNNNNNNNNNNNNNNNNNNNNNNNNNNNNNNNNNNNNNNNNNNNNNNNNNNNNNNNNNNNNNNNNNNNNNNNNNNNNNNNNNNNNNNNNNNNNNNNNNNNNNNNNNNNNNNNNNNNNNNNNNNNNNNNNNNNNNNNNNNNAatggcgttaagtttagctgacgtggtatgctgacgtgttggcttaatcccttcttggtcctcgtatttgtgtgaaaatctcagttcggtcctcaagtttttaactgtttcaattgggtcataatttttgtaaaaatgcacacattttaccccaatcgttaactgatctcaaacggcgttaagtttagctgacgtcataattcatataattaattaatgtacgTCAGCATGTCCCCTGGCTActacgtcagctaaacttaatgtcgtttgagatcagttagcgattggggt
This DNA window, taken from Vigna radiata var. radiata cultivar VC1973A chromosome 5, Vradiata_ver6, whole genome shotgun sequence, encodes the following:
- the LOC106760586 gene encoding uncharacterized protein LOC106760586, whose translation is MIAKIQTLQRNGTWSLVNLPPNKKAVGCRWVYKTKLNAAGSXERXKARLVAKGFTXTEGMDFFETFSPVVKLTTVRFLISIVVSRHWSLYQLDVDNAFLHGDLNEDVYMKPPLGLLLPEPHLVCKLHKSLYGLRQASRQWNSKLTSALISYGFSQSSADHSLFTYHSSNSFIALLVYVDDIVLTGDNMQAITDVKQFLHHKFSIKDLGFLKFFLGFEVARSQQGLVLNQRKYCLEILSEFGLPGCKPATSPSNPTVKLKDDEGALVSDPTAYRRLIGKLQYXTNTRXDISFXVQQVSQFMSKPRQSHLHAAFRILRYLKSCPGLGLFYPSSNPHRIQAFSDFDWATCSLTRKSITGYCVFYGHCLISWKSKKQSTVSRSSTEAEYRALASVAC
- the LOC106761010 gene encoding glutathione S-transferase 3-like — encoded protein: MADEIVLLDTWASMFGMRVRIALAEKGVKYEGKEEDLRNKSALLLQMNPVHKKIPVLIHNGKPICESAIIVQYIDEVWNHNPQLLPSDPYQRAQARFWMDYIDKKVYDTWRKMWLSSGEEHETGKKELISIFKQLEETLGDKPFFGGDIFGFVDVGLIPFYSWFYTYETYGNFKMEAECPKLIAWAKRCMERETVSKTLPDEKKVYVSIDRIKHFFQDRVFMN